One segment of Macrotis lagotis isolate mMagLag1 chromosome 1, bilby.v1.9.chrom.fasta, whole genome shotgun sequence DNA contains the following:
- the LOC141504976 gene encoding LOW QUALITY PROTEIN: dolichyl-diphosphooligosaccharide--protein glycosyltransferase subunit STT3B-like (The sequence of the model RefSeq protein was modified relative to this genomic sequence to represent the inferred CDS: inserted 2 bases in 2 codons; deleted 1 base in 1 codon; substituted 1 base at 1 genomic stop codon) produces MPMEKKQMTLKSEETNTCRNFGRGVLVECSGSGGGPGPGPAPLAGGLSQPAGWQSLLSFTIIFLAWMDSFSSCLFAVIRFESIIHEFGPWFNHISTHHLASHGFYEFLNWFDERAWYPLGRIVGGTVYPGLMVTAGLIDWILNMPNITVHITNVYVFLAPIISDLTSISTFLLTRELWNQGAELLAACFIAIVPGYISCSVAGSFHNEGIAIFALQFTYYLWVKSVKTGSVSWTICCCLSYFYMHXGSYVFIINLILLHVFVLLLMQRYGKRGYIAYSTFYIVGLILFMQIPFVGFQPIWTSEHMAAAGVFALLQAYAFLQYLRDRLTKQEFQTLFFLGVSLAAGAVFLSVNYLTYTGYIAPWSGRFYSLWHTGYAKIHIPIIASVSEHQLTTWVSFFFDLHILVCTFPAGLWFCIKNINDERVLVSLYAISAVYFTGVMVRLMLPLTPVVCMLSAIAFSNVFEHYLGDDLKMENPPVEDSSDKDDKRNPGNLYDKASKVRKRVSEQEKTEEGLGPNIKSIVTMLMFMLLMMFAVHCIWVMSNAYSSPSIVLASYNHDGTRNILDDFREAYYWLRQNTDKYVQVMSWWDYGYQIPGMANRMILVDNNTWNNSHIALVGKAMSSNETATYKIMRSLDVDYVLIIFGGVIDYSGDDINKFLWMVRIAEGEHRKDIQENDYFKPQGEFRVDKARSPTLLNCLMYKISXYRFGEMQLDFQIAPGFDQMHNAEIGNKDIKFKHLEEAFTXEYWLVRIYKLKQLENRETLDHKLRVTNILSKQKYLSKKINKRKHGYIKNKLLLKKGKRPNKKTV; encoded by the exons ATGCCAATGGAGAAAAAGCAGATGACTTTGAAATCAGAGGAGACAAACACCTGCAGAAATTTTGGCAGAGGGGTTTTAGTGGAAT GCAGTGGCTCCGGCGgcgggccgggcccgggccccgcGCCACTGGCGGGCGGGCTGTCTCAGCCAGCCGGCTGGCAGTCGCTGCTCTCCTTCACCATCATCTTCCTGGCCTGGATGGACAGCTTCAGCTCGTGCCTCTTCGCCGTCATCCGCTTCGAGAGCATCATTCACGAGTTCGGCCCCTGGTTTAACCATATATCAACGCATCATCTTGCATCCCATGGgttctatgaatttttaaattggtTTGATGAAAGAGCATGGTATCCGTTAGGAAGAATAGTAGGTGGGACTGTCTACCCAGGGTTGATGGTGACAGCTGGCCTTATAGATTGGATTTTAAATATGCCGAATATAACTGTTCATATAACAAATGTATATGTGTTCCTAGCCCCAATTATCAGCGACCTTACATCTATTTCTACCTTCCTGCTCACTAGAGAACTGTGGAACCAAGGAGCTGAACTTCTAGCAGCCTGCTTCATTGCAATTGTGCCAGGCTACATCTCTTGTTCAGTAGCTGGATCCTTCCATAATGAAGGCATAGCCATTTTTGCCCTGCAGTTCACATACTACTTATGGGTAAAATCTGTAAAAACTGGGTCAGTCTCTTGGACAATTTGCTGCTGCTTATCTTACTTCTACATGC GAGGAAGCTATGTGTTTATTATAAATCTTATTCTACTACATGTATTTGTATTATTACTAATGCAGAGATAC GGCAAGCGGGGCTACATAGCATATAGCACTTTCTACATCGTGGGTCTAATACTGTTCATGCAGATTCCCTTTGTGGGGTTCCAGCCAATCTGGACAAGTGAACACATGGCTGCTGCAGGGGTCTTTGCACTGCTCCAGGCCTATGCCTTCCTCCAGTATCTCAGAGACAGATTGACTAAGCAGGAGTTTCAGACCCTTTTCTTCCTGGGAGTGTCCCTTGCTGCAGGAGCCGTGTTCCTGAGTGTGAATTACTTGACTTACACAGGTTATATTGCACCATGGAGTGGCAGATTTTATTCACTGTGGCATACTGGGTATGCAAAAATACACATTCCAATCATTGCCTCAGTATCTGAACATCAGCTGACAACATGGGTGTCCTTCTTCTTTGATCTCCATATTCTTGTGTGCACCTTCCCAGCAGGCCTATGGTTCTGTATCAAAAATATCAATGATGAAAGAGTGCTTGTGTCTCTGTATGCAATCAGTGCTGTCTACTTCACTGGGGTGATGGTGCGCCTGATGTTGCCCTTGACCCCAGTAGTCTGCATGCTCTCTGCAATTGCATTCTCCAATGTCTTTGAGCACTATCTGGGGGATGACCTCAAAATGGAAAACCCCCCTGTGGAAGACAGCagtgacaaagatgacaaaagaaatcCAGGGAACCTCTATGACAAGGCAAGTAAAGTAAGGAAACGTGTATCTGAACAGGAAAAGACTGAAGAAGGCTTGGGGCCCAACATCAAAAGCATTGTCACCATGTTGATGTTTATGTTGCTAATGATGTTTGCAGTTCATTGTATCTGGGTAATGAGCAATGCTTACTCCAGCCCCAGCATAGTCCTGGCCTCTTACAACCATGACGGCACCAGGAATATattagatgatttcagagaagcatACTACTGGCTAAGGCAGAACACCGACAAGTACGTCCAAGTGATGTCTTGGTGGGATTATGGGTATCAGATCCCTGGGATGGCCAATAGGATGATCCTGGTGGACAACAACACGTGGAATAATAGCCATATTGCACTGGTTGGGAAAGCCATGTCTTCAAATGAAACTGCCACTTATAAAATCATGAGAAGCCTGGATGTAGATTACGTTTTGATTATTTTTGGAGGAGTCATTGATTATTCTGGTGATGATATCAATAAGTTTCTCTGGATGGTCAGAATAGCTGAAGGGGAGCATCGAAAAGACATTCAGGAAAATGATTACTTCAAACCCCAAGGAGAGTTTCGGGTAGACAAGGCAAGGTCTCCCACCTTACTGAACtgcctcatgtataaaatatccTAATACAGATTTGGAGAAATGCAGCTAGATTTCCAGATAGCCCCTGGTTTTGACCAGATGCATAATGCTGAGATTGGCAACAAGGACATTAAATTCAAACATTTGGAAGAAGCCTTTA TCGAGTACTGGCTTGTTAGAATATACAAGTTGAAGCAGCTGGAGAACAGGGAGACCCTTGACCACAAGCTTAGAGTCACCAACATTTTATCCAAACAGAAGTATTTGTCAAAGAAGATTAACAAGAGGAAGCATGgctacattaaaaataaactccttttaaagaaaggcaagagaCCCAACAAGAAGACTGTTTAA